A part of Desulfobacter sp. genomic DNA contains:
- a CDS encoding CoB--CoM heterodisulfide reductase iron-sulfur subunit A family protein, whose amino-acid sequence MKLYEEPRIGVFVCDCGSNIAGHLDCSDVAEYCKDLPHVVYVKENLYTCSESGIVEIKTAIEKENLNRVLVASCSPRTHHPLFSSSCAEAGLNPYLFEMVNIRDQCSWVHMGKRAEATEKAKHLIKMGVAKAAGLEPQEEIESSLIRKIMVIGGGIAGLSAAQALADMDLDVILVEKTKNFGGLLQSVGTLETGETAEAFLGRVVDDVTSRDNITCYTNASVTSTGGYIGNYDVAIDTPQGEVTDRVGAMVVATGAVPLIPEGLFGYGDPGVITLMELEQKLKTDSLEAAGFAGRRMVFIQCAGARSQKKELCARICCMTAVKNAMAVKKKYPLADVRILYRDMQMYGTQKEQMLWDARGMGVRFDVYAPENPPKVADGKVSYFQAVTGRDVSLDADLTVLSTPLTSRKETAELANMLRVPTDANGFFLEAHAKLRPLDFAADGIFVAGSGRYPATATEARTQGIGVASRVAAILFKDKLVKSAIVAQINPETCVGCQACLPMCPYEAISFNEDKHICEINEILCKGCGNCAATCPCHSALLRGFKPDQLLAQIGAA is encoded by the coding sequence ATGAAACTATACGAAGAACCCCGGATCGGGGTATTTGTCTGTGACTGCGGGTCCAATATCGCCGGCCACCTGGACTGTTCAGACGTGGCGGAGTACTGCAAGGATCTTCCCCATGTGGTCTATGTAAAGGAAAATCTCTACACCTGTTCCGAATCCGGGATCGTAGAGATTAAAACCGCCATTGAAAAGGAGAACCTCAACCGGGTGCTGGTGGCCTCCTGTTCTCCCAGGACCCACCATCCGCTCTTTTCAAGCTCCTGCGCCGAAGCCGGCCTCAACCCCTACCTCTTTGAGATGGTGAACATCCGGGACCAATGCTCCTGGGTCCACATGGGCAAACGGGCCGAGGCCACGGAAAAGGCCAAGCACCTGATCAAGATGGGGGTGGCCAAGGCCGCCGGGCTCGAACCCCAGGAAGAGATTGAATCCTCCCTCATCCGGAAAATCATGGTCATCGGCGGCGGCATTGCAGGGCTCTCTGCCGCCCAGGCCCTGGCGGACATGGACCTGGATGTGATCCTGGTGGAAAAGACCAAAAATTTCGGCGGACTGCTGCAGTCCGTGGGCACCCTGGAAACCGGGGAAACGGCAGAAGCCTTCCTGGGCAGGGTGGTTGACGACGTGACCTCCCGGGACAATATCACCTGCTATACCAATGCCAGCGTCACATCCACCGGCGGTTATATCGGCAATTACGATGTGGCCATTGACACCCCCCAGGGGGAGGTCACGGACCGTGTCGGTGCCATGGTGGTGGCCACAGGGGCGGTACCCCTGATTCCCGAAGGCCTTTTCGGTTACGGAGATCCCGGGGTGATCACCCTCATGGAGCTGGAACAGAAACTGAAAACCGATTCCCTGGAAGCGGCAGGATTTGCCGGCAGACGGATGGTCTTCATCCAGTGCGCCGGGGCCCGGAGCCAGAAAAAAGAACTTTGCGCCCGGATCTGCTGCATGACAGCGGTTAAAAACGCCATGGCCGTGAAGAAAAAATACCCCCTGGCCGATGTGCGGATTCTTTACCGGGATATGCAGATGTACGGCACCCAGAAGGAACAGATGCTCTGGGATGCCAGGGGCATGGGGGTGAGGTTCGATGTCTACGCCCCGGAAAATCCCCCCAAGGTTGCAGACGGCAAGGTTTCCTACTTCCAGGCGGTGACCGGCCGGGATGTGAGCCTGGATGCCGACCTGACGGTGCTTTCCACCCCTTTGACCTCCCGTAAGGAAACGGCTGAACTGGCCAATATGCTGAGGGTCCCCACAGACGCCAACGGCTTTTTCCTGGAGGCCCATGCCAAGCTGCGGCCCCTGGACTTTGCCGCCGACGGCATTTTCGTGGCCGGTTCCGGACGGTATCCGGCCACGGCCACCGAAGCCCGGACCCAGGGCATCGGCGTGGCCTCCCGTGTGGCCGCCATTCTGTTCAAGGATAAGCTGGTAAAAAGTGCCATCGTGGCCCAGATTAACCCGGAGACCTGTGTGGGATGCCAGGCCTGCCTGCCCATGTGCCCCTACGAGGCCATCTCCTTTAATGAAGATAAACATATCTGCGAGATCAATGAGATCCTGTGCAAGGGCTGCGGCAACTGCGCCGCCACCTGTCCCTGCCACTCGGCGCTGCTGAGGGGCTTCAAGCCGGATCAATTACTGGCCCAGATTGGAGCTGCCTAA